The Nocardia sp. XZ_19_385 genome window below encodes:
- a CDS encoding sorbosone dehydrogenase family protein, whose product MGIANIRGRRARSASLLVALMVGATLTACGEESEPSETNGGTAVSTTATSTPSGVPDLGAAEEITLGIDVPWGLAFLPDGAALVAERDSGRILRVVAGRAPQEVYQVSGVVARGEGGLLGLAVARDYAETRWIYAYFTGADDNRIVRFRLDGAQEVVFSGIAKAGNHNGGRIEFGPDGMLYVGTGDAGQTNRSPDPGSPNGKILRLTPEGQPAPGNPTAGSPVYSLGHRNVQGLAWDRTGRLFAAEFGQNRLDEVNLIEPGRDYGWPAVEGTGGADRGYTDPLLTWPTSAASPSGIAIAGDTLYIAALRGERLWTAKISDGKLEEPQALLRDRYGRLRTVAVAPDGALWLTTSNTDGRGDVRDGDDRILRFPAK is encoded by the coding sequence ATGGGGATCGCGAATATCCGGGGACGCCGAGCGCGTTCCGCCTCGCTGCTTGTCGCGCTGATGGTCGGTGCGACACTCACCGCCTGTGGCGAGGAGTCCGAGCCGAGTGAGACCAACGGCGGCACCGCGGTCAGCACTACCGCGACGAGTACGCCGTCCGGCGTGCCGGATCTGGGGGCCGCCGAGGAGATCACGCTCGGGATCGATGTGCCGTGGGGGTTGGCGTTCTTGCCTGATGGGGCCGCGCTGGTGGCGGAGCGGGACAGCGGGCGGATCCTTCGAGTGGTGGCAGGGCGGGCCCCGCAGGAGGTTTACCAGGTTTCGGGGGTGGTCGCGCGGGGCGAGGGTGGGCTGCTGGGGCTGGCGGTGGCACGGGACTACGCCGAAACCCGTTGGATTTACGCGTATTTCACCGGTGCTGATGACAATCGGATTGTGCGATTCCGGCTGGATGGGGCGCAGGAGGTGGTGTTCTCCGGGATTGCGAAGGCGGGGAATCACAATGGCGGGCGGATCGAGTTCGGGCCGGATGGGATGTTGTATGTGGGGACGGGGGATGCGGGGCAGACGAATCGGTCGCCGGACCCGGGAAGTCCCAACGGGAAGATTTTGCGGTTGACGCCGGAAGGGCAACCAGCGCCGGGGAATCCGACGGCCGGGTCACCGGTGTACAGCCTTGGACATCGGAATGTGCAAGGGCTGGCCTGGGATCGCACGGGGCGGTTGTTCGCGGCCGAATTCGGGCAGAACCGGCTCGACGAGGTGAACCTGATCGAACCCGGGCGAGACTACGGCTGGCCCGCGGTGGAAGGTACCGGCGGAGCCGACCGGGGTTACACCGATCCGCTACTGACCTGGCCCACCTCCGCAGCCTCCCCCTCGGGGATCGCCATCGCGGGCGACACCCTGTACATCGCTGCCCTCCGCGGCGAACGGCTCTGGACCGCAAAGATTTCCGACGGCAAGCTCGAGGAACCCCAGGCCCTGCTCCGCGACCGCTACGGCCGCCTCCGCACCGTCGCCGTCGCCCCCGATGGCGCGTTGTGGCTCACCACCTCCAACACCGACGGACGCGGCGATGTCCGAGATGGCGACGACCGCATCCTCCGCTTCCCCGCGAAGTGA